The following DNA comes from Ricinus communis isolate WT05 ecotype wild-type chromosome 10, ASM1957865v1, whole genome shotgun sequence.
TTCCCAACAAGATCAACACCATACATCCCCCACTGATTAGTTCTTGAGACCGTGATTGAAGGAAAAGGGAGAAATCCTCTTTGAATTGCATCAAATATGCCTGGGACACAAGTGGAGGACTAGATTTAGAAATGTAAATGTTGCCTTTATTTATTGGTTTTCCTTGCTCATCATAAAGAGCTGGAGGAACCTGCAATGGAAATACAATAACatgcttaattaaaatatgctCCTCTTATGAACTCTAGATTGAATCTTACAATTTATTTCACAACCAATGGTTgactatataatataaaaaatcatctctttatctttttcataAACACAAAAATCcacataatatataaaaaaaaagtttgaatcGAATACCTCACTTTAAAAAACAAATGCTTTTCTTTTAGCTATGCctcaaatatcttttataattcatGATTATGGGCAAATTTAATATGGATCCACAATTCATGcaagataataattatgaacCGTGATCTAGGCGAGAGTTTTTTCTGGTACAACTCGTAGACATAGTATCAATCCCTAAACTTTCAGGACATGCCCTTTCTCTATATCCACGGTGGATAGATTTCCTACTTTGCACGCTTCGTCTTGTCGTGCAACCTTTtttactctttctttctttttctctttttttttttttcttccttttttggGAGAAAAGGTATTAATTTGCAAAGAGTCACAGACCAAcaattattgtttattttcaaTTGATCCGATTTGACATGAAGTTGGTTCGAATTAATATAGATtcaatctttttcttatcGAATATATAGATTGATTATTGaagtttatagataaaaaaaaaagagaaaagagtaCATGTAAGTAGTATTAAActattcttcttttgtttcttccaTATTTAGAACTTCAGTAAAAAgccaagaaataaaaagatcgGGAGAAAGAAACTATCTGACCTTGGAAAGCCAGTGTAGACTGTAAGATGAGTAAACAAAGTGCAAGCAATTGTTGGGGAAAAGCCTTCCATAGAATGAGCCAGGATAGCCAGCTATGAAAAGAGAAGGAGACCcaccatttctttctttcttgagatCACTGTAGAAATCTGGCAGGGACTTGAACACTGAATTGAAATCATTTGTTGGTAGATCATTAAGATACACTCTGAACTCTGGTGTTGGACTCTTGATCTTACAACAATTTATTTCTTCAATAGCTAAAACTATATCTTTGATGATTGATAAGGTGTTAGGTCCAGAAGAGCAACCTAAATCAGCTATGCCAAGGCTCTCTGGTGCTAATGCAAGATAAACTTCTTGCACTGCTTTTATGGTTATGTGCTTCACCATATCTGAAGCCGCCTTCTGTtagaaaaaatagagaaattacaagaaaacaaGTAAGAAAGAGAGTGATCATGtcaaccatcatagaaaactcaaaagtgcatgcataaaataataaaagaacttttatagtttaattaagTTTTTGAATTCAAACATTAATATACAGCAGTATTAAAACacttaataatttctaaaaattctaCCTACCTCCAATAAATTAGTTATACTCTAGATATtagatagaaaaaataaaaaatggcaaATAATAACTAAACCTGAAAAGAGGAATTTTTGGCATAGCTATTCTCTCCAATGCCACCCTTCATGTGAAAGATGTTCTCAACATCCATATTGGGTTAGTGCTACTCTCTCTTCCCATAAGAGTCTTTGGTGCTTTTTGATGTTCTTTTAAAGGCAAATTTCAATCATGTACTCTACTTTTTGTTTCTGCcctttttttttgcttttttagtGCATATATTTGTCATCATGGTAGTTCGATTTCAAGATGCATTTAACTCGGATGCTATGATTATAATGACTGTATTGTCGTGGCCACATGCCACGCCGATACTCTTaatctcatatatatatatatatatatatataataaaaggtTAATTTGCtccatcaaatttaaatatttttaataaataattttttttaatttatatttaaaattaaatatattcaatttaaatttttagcaaatgattttttaaatttatattcaataatcaaacacatttaatttaaatttaatatttattttattaatttactgataTAATGTCTAATGATGTGCTTTACAATAGcatatttagtaaaatttaaaatcagaTTTAATTgactcaaaataataataaattatagcctattgattaaaaattaaaatttaatttttttaatttttagaaaattagaatttgacttatttaatacttattatttttagattaattaaaactaattttaaattttattaaatatgctATTGTATAGTGCATCACTGAATATTGtatcagtaaattaataaaataaatattatttttaatttctacaATTCATtgaaacttaaaaatttaatgttattttactttttaaaaaatttaaatcgaGTGTATTTGACTATGAAATAGAAATTCAGGGAGCTATTTGttgaaaaagtttaaaattgaatttatttgacCTTTGGACATAAGTTCAGGAAGCTATTTACTGAAAGGTTAAAATTAGATGTATTTGATCCTTAAACATAAATTCAGGTGTCAAATTAACTGTTTATCTATATATGGGCTTCTCCAATAGGATTCATGAGTCAAGCagaataaaatttttctgacgttttaattcaatattgagcttatatatcaataattatgTATTATAGGTTGTCATATAAGACTGAGTCCAATTAAGAAtgatctaataaaatttagataatttaGGCTCTAATATGTCTGATAGAATGTGAGTCTTTAATATGCAGAGACTTAAggtaatttctaattttatgaTGGGCTGAAATAGAAATACCTAAAGATAACATTAGAATTTTGTTATCTCGATATATACAGTGGTTATGGTCAACAAGTGGTATCAAAACCACTTTTCATattgattattaaaaataaaataagatttaaatatataattattttgatatttttaaatctactattttaactttaattttatttggatttaagaataattttggatatatattcatatgtaTAATTGAATTCAACAATAATTTTGTAGTTTTTTTTcgttttatttctttcattatttggttaatgagaaaaagaaagagaactgatttctattctttttagtgccgaatttgaagaaaagggaaagattTGTTTTTGTCATTGTCGGCGCGGTGCGGGGCATgcatactattttttttttttctctttcattaACCATTTGATGATTTCATGGTCACtattggtaaaaaaaaaaaaaaaaaaagagaacaagaaaagaaaactgtGATCCATCTTTTTAGTGTATGGCAGTAGCCATACGGCAGTAGGgtttttggttttcttttttctttttagctttTATTTGTCATAATTAGTGAcagttattaaaaaaaaagggattTAATTTCCTATTTAGGGCATTGCAGTAGCCATTTTAATGGCTAAAAgtatgtttatttttctttccaataCCAAAAAAAGTAGCCCtaacaattatatatatacatggaTTTGTGGTCAAGTAATAACTCAGtgacatattttaatttcttttgtttatttatttatttaggttACTCTATgcattatatatatcataatttatttatgattaatggttatatgatatttattaatatacttttGAGCTTTGGATTTGTAGAAAATTGAGTAGAGTTAgggttgaccagtcaactatTTTCACtgttgattttttatattgattttaactGTCAAATTTgatgtaattttaaatttaattatttgtaatttgtattatatatatttgagatGAATTAATTGAAACAACATGTCACCAAAATAACATCTCTTAtggaaattaattttattttaaaaaatataattgattgtGTGCATGTAACTTGTGTAAATATTGATTGGCCCAAAGGAATGTCAATGTTTGATAGAATTATTTATGCACCCGTGATAATAAATGCGTGATGATTATTTGGTTTTacatgtaaataataaatcggcccagagaaaaatttattgtatGGTATGTTCTTCATTATCAGTATTTTATTACTACCAAGATATCACTGAgaagttaatatttttgtcCAAAGTATTAATGGAATCACGATATCTTGAGATGGGGTAATGccttatttgaatttattattattttaagactTATGTAAGGttgtattatttattgttcTCGATTCAGCTATGAGTAATCCTGCTAATATCATTGTCAACATCAACTATATTCCTATGTTGAGTGACACTAACTTCAAATCATGGAAAGAAAATCTATTTATAGTTCTGGAGTCATGGATCTCGATCTTGCATTAAGGATTGATCCTCTTGCACCTCTTACGAATAACAATACCTCTGATTAAAAGAGAGATGTTGAAAAGTGGGAGAGATCGAATCGTATGTGTATGATGATCATGAAGAAGGCCATTCTAGAAGTATTTAAGGACACAATATCTGAAGAGTAAAAACAGCTAAAGATTTTCTTGCGAACATTGAAAAGGGATTTGTCAAGAATGAAAAAGTTGAAATTGGTACGCTCTTGACAAGTTTAATTTCAATGAGGTACGAGGGTaaagtcaatattagagaCTACATCATAGAGATGTCTCATCTTGATTCAATGTTGAAAGCACTTAAGCTAGAACTCTTTGAGGACTTGCTAGTGCATCTAGTTTTGATATCACTTTAAACACAATTGAGCCAGTTTAAGGTGaactataattttcaaaaaagacTTGGTATCTAAATGAGCTCATCTCACATTGTGTTCAGAAAGAAGAACTGTTAAAGCAAGATAGGACAGAGAGTGCTCACTTGGCCTCAACCTTCAAAGAGAAGGGCaagtgaaagaaaaggaaacagGATAAGGAAGCTACAAACACAACATCtcaaaagaaacaacaaaAGAGACCAGCTAAACCAAAAGGTActagttatttcttttatggagCTGGATGGCATAAGAAGAAGCAATGTGCAAATTATCACATATGACGTGCTAAGAAAGGTATACTACTTAATTTGGTTTGTTCAAAggttaatttaattacaattctTAGACACATTTGGTGGACAGATTCTAGTGCAATAACTCACATCAGTGTGTCTATGCAGGGTTGCCTGAATTGTCGAAAGCCAAGAGATGGTGAAAGATACATCTATGCAGGTGATGGCAAAACAGTTCAAATTGAAGTAATTGGAacttttagattatttttaagGACTGAATTTTATTTGGATCTCAATGAAACATTTATTATACCGTCTTTCagatgaaatttaatttatatattctgcTTTGGACAAATCGGGCTATTCTTGTTCATTCGAGAATGgaaaattcaattctttcatgatttaaaattagttGGTCCGATCCCTTATTAGAATatgataatctttattcaATTGATACAATTGCTTCATTTAATGAATTCTTGCAATTAAGTACACGAggtactaaaagaaaattaaccaATGAGAATTCGATTGTATTATAGTATAAGATGTTAGATCA
Coding sequences within:
- the LOC8273876 gene encoding probable methyltransferase TCM_000336 isoform X1 — its product is MDVENIFHMKGGIGENSYAKNSSFQKAASDMVKHITIKAVQEVYLALAPESLGIADLGCSSGPNTLSIIKDIVLAIEEINCCKIKSPTPEFRVYLNDLPTNDFNSVFKSLPDFYSDLKKERNGGSPSLFIAGYPGSFYGRLFPNNCLHFVYSSYSLHWLSKVPPALYDEQGKPINKGNIYISKSSPPLVSQAYLMQFKEDFSLFLQSRSQELISGGCMVLILLGRVGPDQVDRGNSFFWELLSRSVAILVSQGEIEKEKLDSYDVHFYAPSKDEIEAEIRREGSFELVHLDILETEKDYDKTSGNYGAEVAMTVRAIQESMISHHFGEGILDTLFETYGRMVDEEVVKQEIDPISFVLVLRKL
- the LOC8273876 gene encoding probable methyltransferase TCM_000336 isoform X2 encodes the protein MDVENIFHMKGGIGENSYAKNSSFQKAASDMVKHITIKAVQEVYLALAPESLGIADLGCSSGPNTLSIIKDIVLAIEEINCCKIKSPTPEFRVYLNDLPTNDFNSVFKSLPDFYSDLKKERNGGSPSLFIAGYPGSFYGRLFPNNCLHFVYSSYSLHWLSKAYLMQFKEDFSLFLQSRSQELISGGCMVLILLGRVGPDQVDRGNSFFWELLSRSVAILVSQGEIEKEKLDSYDVHFYAPSKDEIEAEIRREGSFELVHLDILETEKDYDKTSGNYGAEVAMTVRAIQESMISHHFGEGILDTLFETYGRMVDEEVVKQEIDPISFVLVLRKL